A part of bacterium genomic DNA contains:
- a CDS encoding S1 RNA-binding domain-containing protein, with the protein MNTSVLGEEKELQKKEENETENVTESAGSAVMAKLFAETPTPPQIGDLVEGAVLALDKARVYIDVAPFGTGIIYGKEYINARDVIKKINVGDTIAAKVVDTDNPEGYIELSLREARQAMIWSEAEEAIREKKIMELAVKEANKGGLIMEWQGIQGFLPASQLKPEHYPRVADGDKDKIHEELKKLVGERISVAIIGASPKEGKLIFSEKSPEQKDKEKIIGKYSIGDELGGEVTGMVDFGVFVKIEEGLEGLVHISEIDWALVENPKTMFKVGEKVKVKIIEIKEGKISLSIKALKPSPWLEAAKKYKKEDVVKGIIIKFNKHGALASIEEGVAGLVHISEFGSEEKLRQTLELGKTYSFKITLFEPKEQKMALSYVEQKS; encoded by the coding sequence GAAGAAAAAGAACTGCAAAAGAAAGAGGAAAACGAGACCGAAAACGTTACGGAGTCGGCAGGAAGCGCGGTTATGGCGAAACTTTTTGCCGAAACTCCGACCCCGCCGCAAATCGGCGACTTGGTGGAAGGCGCTGTTTTGGCCTTGGATAAGGCCCGAGTATATATTGACGTGGCGCCTTTTGGCACCGGAATAATTTACGGAAAAGAATACATAAACGCCAGAGACGTCATAAAGAAGATAAATGTAGGAGATACCATAGCGGCCAAGGTCGTGGATACGGACAACCCTGAAGGATACATAGAATTGTCTTTGCGGGAAGCCAGGCAGGCGATGATATGGAGCGAAGCGGAAGAAGCTATCAGGGAAAAGAAAATAATGGAACTTGCCGTAAAAGAAGCCAACAAAGGTGGCCTCATAATGGAATGGCAGGGTATTCAGGGATTTTTGCCCGCTTCACAGCTTAAGCCGGAACATTATCCGAGGGTAGCTGACGGAGACAAGGACAAAATTCACGAAGAGCTGAAAAAACTTGTAGGGGAGAGGATTTCCGTTGCCATCATAGGCGCTTCTCCAAAAGAAGGTAAACTTATCTTTTCAGAAAAAAGCCCTGAACAAAAAGATAAAGAAAAAATCATCGGTAAATATTCTATCGGCGACGAACTGGGTGGCGAAGTCACGGGCATGGTTGATTTTGGAGTGTTTGTAAAAATAGAAGAAGGTTTGGAAGGCCTTGTCCATATTTCGGAAATTGACTGGGCGCTTGTGGAAAATCCGAAGACCATGTTTAAGGTGGGCGAAAAGGTTAAAGTTAAAATAATTGAAATCAAGGAAGGAAAAATTTCTTTGTCCATTAAAGCTCTAAAGCCAAGTCCATGGCTTGAAGCGGCGAAAAAATACAAAAAAGAAGACGTCGTCAAAGGTATAATAATCAAATTCAATAAACATGGAGCTCTCGCGTCCATTGAAGAAGGAGTCGCCGGTCTGGTTCACATAAGCGAATTCGGCTCTGAAGAAAAACTTCGCCAAACCCTTGAGCTTGGCAAAACATACTCCTTTAAAATCACTCTTTTTGAACCGAAAGAGCAGAAGATGGCTCTTTCTTATGTTGAACAAAAATCGTAA
- the pth gene encoding aminoacyl-tRNA hydrolase: MSYIIFGLGNPGVEYEKTRHNAGFLAVDAFAKKFGADEWKQDKKKKAEIALGAVGKKKLALVKPQTFMNRSGSSVSAFVKDKKAAEKIVVVHDDLDIPLGKFKISFGKSSGGHRGVESVIKALKTKDFVRVRIGISPVTASGKIKKPSSEKVVDEFIVKDFKPSEADTIKKTIKKVVDAIEVVIAEGREKAMGEFN; encoded by the coding sequence ATGTCTTACATCATTTTCGGTTTAGGTAATCCCGGCGTAGAGTATGAAAAGACCCGACACAATGCGGGGTTTTTGGCTGTGGACGCTTTTGCCAAAAAATTTGGCGCGGATGAATGGAAGCAGGACAAAAAGAAGAAGGCCGAAATTGCTTTGGGGGCGGTCGGCAAGAAGAAACTGGCTCTTGTAAAACCCCAAACATTTATGAATCGTTCCGGTTCTTCAGTTTCGGCATTTGTGAAAGATAAAAAAGCGGCGGAGAAAATAGTTGTTGTTCATGATGACTTGGATATTCCGCTTGGAAAATTTAAAATCTCTTTCGGTAAAAGCTCCGGAGGGCACAGGGGAGTGGAATCGGTTATAAAGGCGCTCAAAACCAAGGACTTTGTCAGGGTGAGGATAGGCATTTCGCCGGTAACGGCTTCCGGCAAAATTAAAAAACCGTCATCAGAAAAAGTGGTGGACGAATTTATAGTAAAAGATTTCAAGCCGTCTGAAGCGGATACTATAAAAAAGACAATCAAAAAAGTTGTGGATGCGATAGAGGTTGTTATAGCGGAAGGCAGAGAAAAAGCGATGGGCGAATTTAATTAG
- the lepB gene encoding signal peptidase I produces MNQIENSQEENFKDEISADKKTERGITLKDLAKFVLLTLIIVVPIRVFIAQPFLVSGSSMEPTFEDKEYLIVDKLSYRVENPQRGDVVIFRFPGDTDKFLIKRIIGLPGETVEVRNGKTHIKNESYPDGFVLGEPYALSNLPLITMTVTLKDDYYFVMGDNREQSADSRIWGPLNRSFIVGRPFIRLYPFNEMAMFPGQAHYEY; encoded by the coding sequence ATGAATCAAATAGAAAATTCACAAGAGGAAAATTTCAAAGACGAAATCAGCGCGGACAAAAAAACGGAACGAGGCATCACATTGAAAGATTTGGCCAAGTTCGTTCTACTTACTCTTATAATCGTAGTACCGATTCGGGTGTTTATAGCGCAACCGTTTCTTGTTTCCGGTTCTTCAATGGAGCCGACATTTGAAGACAAAGAGTACTTGATAGTGGACAAGCTTTCATACCGCGTGGAAAACCCCCAAAGAGGCGACGTTGTCATATTTCGCTTCCCTGGAGACACGGACAAGTTTCTTATAAAGCGCATTATCGGCCTGCCTGGCGAAACGGTTGAGGTTAGAAACGGAAAGACACATATAAAAAACGAGAGTTACCCGGACGGCTTTGTTTTAGGAGAACCCTATGCTTTATCCAATCTGCCTCTTATAACAATGACCGTTACCTTGAAAGACGACTATTACTTTGTCATGGGCGACAACAGAGAACAAAGCGCCGATTCAAGAATATGGGGACCGCTTAACCGTTCGTTTATTGTGGGCAGACCTTTTATTCGTCTTTACCCTTTTAACGAAATGGCGATGTTCCCCGGCCAAGCACACTATGAGTATTAG
- a CDS encoding His/Gly/Thr/Pro-type tRNA ligase C-terminal domain-containing protein, which translates to MSTIQTKTRVEESRHTYGGDFLRYGHDIALHYGFEPIASPKISREDHFLVRDPKDITKTKIARTFPEGDNRRPRSLFLPERKAALLRHVQNGLNGKFELPLMVHHFTEHYHKEKGPRTSLHLDIIGTSQSVAEAILIKTSIEILKEAGYKNLGIHVNSVGDRESMNRFSRELGMYYRRQLGELPAACRELCKSDVFSLLECPHDKCSIIREDAPRALSFLTEKSRQHFKEVLEHLEVFDLPYKISNYLVGNRALSCEALFEIREITDLSEEILAFGTRYDYFSRKLGLKREMPGVGIEISLPGECAKHIRKLSRPVKPKLYFVHLGFEAKLRGLPVLEELRQSDIQITHALIQEKLSPQLALAEKSKARHILIMGHKEAMEGTIIVRDMASREQDTVPVGSLVSYLRQVM; encoded by the coding sequence ATGTCCACCATCCAGACAAAAACAAGAGTAGAAGAGAGTAGGCACACTTATGGAGGCGATTTTTTGCGATACGGACACGACATCGCCCTTCACTATGGTTTTGAACCCATCGCTTCTCCGAAAATTTCAAGAGAGGACCACTTTTTGGTAAGAGACCCTAAAGACATTACAAAAACAAAAATAGCGCGAACTTTTCCGGAGGGAGACAACAGAAGACCTCGTTCTTTATTTCTGCCGGAAAGAAAAGCGGCCCTTTTACGCCATGTTCAAAACGGTCTAAACGGTAAATTTGAATTGCCTTTGATGGTGCATCATTTCACCGAACACTACCATAAAGAGAAGGGTCCAAGAACGTCTTTGCATTTGGACATCATAGGAACAAGCCAAAGCGTGGCCGAAGCGATTCTTATAAAAACTTCCATTGAGATTCTTAAAGAGGCGGGATACAAAAATTTAGGCATACACGTAAACAGCGTCGGGGACAGGGAGTCCATGAACAGATTCAGCCGAGAGCTTGGAATGTATTACAGACGCCAGCTCGGAGAACTTCCCGCCGCTTGCCGAGAACTTTGCAAGTCAGACGTCTTTTCCCTGCTTGAATGTCCCCACGACAAATGTTCCATAATCCGCGAAGACGCTCCGAGAGCTTTGAGTTTTTTGACGGAAAAAAGCCGTCAGCACTTTAAAGAAGTTTTGGAACATCTGGAAGTTTTTGACCTTCCGTACAAAATCTCAAATTATCTGGTAGGCAATCGCGCTCTCTCTTGCGAGGCCCTTTTTGAAATCAGGGAAATAACCGATTTAAGCGAAGAAATATTGGCTTTTGGCACAAGATACGACTATTTTTCAAGAAAACTCGGCCTTAAAAGAGAAATGCCCGGTGTAGGCATTGAAATATCTCTGCCCGGCGAGTGCGCGAAACACATTCGTAAACTGTCCCGACCAGTCAAACCTAAACTTTATTTTGTGCATTTGGGCTTTGAGGCCAAACTCCGTGGCTTGCCGGTTTTAGAAGAATTGAGACAATCCGATATTCAAATCACTCACGCCCTAATACAAGAAAAACTTTCCCCCCAGTTGGCTTTGGCGGAAAAATCCAAAGCCAGACACATCCTTATCATGGGACACAAAGAAGCTATGGAGGGCACTATAATAGTAAGAGACATGGCCAGTCGCGAACAAGATACCGTGCCGGTTGGTTCTTTGGTTTCTTATCTTAGACAAGTAATGTGA
- a CDS encoding 30S ribosomal protein S21, translating into MPINVEVAKNANENNTAVLRRFTRKVQASGVLSRMRSERYQSRPFSKFTRKKRALKSINRRAEIQKLIKLGKMTERKKR; encoded by the coding sequence ATGCCGATAAACGTAGAAGTGGCGAAAAACGCCAACGAAAATAATACAGCGGTTTTACGACGTTTTACCAGAAAAGTCCAGGCCTCTGGAGTTCTTTCGCGCATGCGCTCGGAAAGATACCAAAGCCGTCCTTTTTCTAAATTCACAAGAAAAAAGAGAGCTTTGAAATCAATCAACCGAAGAGCCGAGATTCAAAAACTTATCAAACTTGGAAAGATGACCGAGAGAAAGAAAAGATAG
- the ybeY gene encoding rRNA maturation RNase YbeY — protein sequence MSEGKFSIVYTTKGSPESTRGLPFDLIKKTILGKNYELSIVFCGPKRSRFLNKKFRGQDKPTDILSFPLSKGSGEIFIDISSAEKEARKFNRPLRNFLLFLFIHGAVHLKGFKHGSKMEQEEIIFRRKFKI from the coding sequence ATGAGCGAAGGAAAATTCTCCATTGTTTACACCACAAAAGGCAGTCCCGAGAGTACGCGGGGACTGCCTTTTGACCTTATAAAGAAGACCATCCTCGGGAAAAACTACGAACTGAGCATTGTTTTCTGCGGGCCGAAACGTTCCAGATTTCTTAACAAAAAATTCCGCGGTCAGGACAAACCGACCGACATTTTGAGTTTCCCTCTTTCTAAAGGGAGCGGAGAAATTTTCATTGACATTTCTTCGGCCGAAAAAGAGGCGCGTAAATTCAATCGTCCGCTCCGTAATTTTCTTCTTTTCCTGTTTATACACGGAGCTGTCCATTTGAAAGGATTCAAACATGGTAGTAAAATGGAGCAAGAAGAAATAATTTTCAGGCGTAAATTCAAAATCTAA
- the ftsA gene encoding cell division protein FtsA: MSRSISTGIDVGTSQIKVVIARKSAEREMPRIIGTGFAESKGLRHGYVLNQGDVIKSLHQAVNQAELAAKIKIKKTIISIGGIGLSAATSTGSTIISRADTEITERDIENVLAASLKNLPQNVSQNRTIIHSIPINYKIDGKPVLGKPLGLKGGKLEVKTLFVGCLEHHLRDLIEAVEGAGIIVEDEVVAAPLAASVVTLTKPQKVAGCVLANIGSETVSIVVYENGIPVSLEVFPIGSNDITNDIALGLKIPLEEAEEAKRGLLVGAEYPKRKLDEIISARLSDIFELIEAHLKKIGRSGLLPAGIILTGGGAGIDMIEDMAKTSLRLPSRTAQMQMGDKSRLSIKDASWSVSYGLAIIGLTSDSESPSPFALAARQVKTRAAKWIKQFFP; encoded by the coding sequence ATGTCCAGATCCATTTCAACCGGCATTGATGTCGGCACATCACAAATCAAAGTGGTTATCGCGCGCAAAAGCGCCGAAAGAGAAATGCCCCGAATTATCGGGACAGGTTTTGCCGAGTCAAAAGGACTTCGTCATGGCTATGTTTTAAACCAAGGCGATGTTATAAAAAGTTTGCATCAGGCGGTAAATCAAGCCGAATTGGCCGCAAAAATAAAAATTAAAAAAACCATCATCTCAATAGGCGGTATAGGACTTTCCGCCGCCACGTCAACCGGCTCCACTATAATATCCAGAGCCGACACTGAAATTACTGAACGCGATATTGAAAACGTTTTAGCCGCCAGTTTAAAAAACTTGCCGCAAAACGTATCCCAAAACCGAACAATAATCCACTCCATTCCCATAAACTACAAAATAGACGGCAAGCCCGTTTTGGGAAAACCTTTGGGGCTCAAGGGCGGAAAATTGGAAGTCAAAACTCTTTTTGTCGGCTGTTTGGAACATCACTTGCGCGACCTCATAGAAGCGGTGGAAGGAGCGGGCATTATAGTGGAAGACGAAGTGGTAGCCGCTCCATTGGCCGCCAGCGTAGTAACATTGACCAAGCCCCAAAAAGTAGCCGGATGTGTTCTCGCAAATATCGGTTCCGAAACGGTCTCTATCGTGGTTTACGAAAACGGAATTCCCGTCTCTCTGGAGGTCTTTCCTATCGGTTCCAACGACATAACAAACGACATAGCGCTCGGACTTAAGATACCGCTTGAAGAAGCGGAGGAAGCGAAAAGAGGACTTTTGGTCGGCGCCGAATACCCAAAGAGAAAACTTGATGAAATAATTTCCGCCCGCCTTTCCGACATCTTTGAACTCATAGAAGCCCATTTGAAAAAAATAGGCCGAAGCGGACTTTTGCCTGCCGGTATAATACTGACAGGAGGAGGCGCGGGCATAGACATGATAGAAGACATGGCCAAGACATCTTTGCGTCTTCCCTCACGTACTGCCCAAATGCAGATGGGAGACAAAAGCAGGTTGTCCATAAAAGACGCTTCTTGGTCCGTAAGTTACGGACTGGCTATAATAGGACTGACATCCGATTCAGAATCCCCCTCTCCTTTCGCCTTGGCCGCTCGCCAAGTCAAAACTCGCGCCGCGAAATGGATAAAACAATTTTTTCCATAG